The Glycine max cultivar Williams 82 chromosome 12, Glycine_max_v4.0, whole genome shotgun sequence genome window below encodes:
- the LOC100789351 gene encoding organelle RRM domain-containing protein 2, mitochondrial — protein sequence MATRAAVAAPRVFRRFFCTNSASPSFPFVPTPPPGATPTPTRPTAEPNPNLFVSGLSKRTTTERLREEFAKFGEVVHARVVTDRVSGYSKGFGFVQYATIEEAAKGIEGMDGKFLDGWVIFAEYARPRPPPGQSLNNNSPQYGRQ from the exons ATGGCGACGAGGGCAGCAGTGGCGGCGCCGCGCGTTTTTCGGCGGTTTTTCTGCACAAACTCAGCCTCTCCTTCTTTCCCCTTCGTTCCTACGCCGCCTCCTGGCGCCACCCCCACTCCAACTCGACCCACGGCGGAGCCCAACCCCAACCTCTTCGTCTCTG GTCTTAGCAAACGTACTACTACAGAAAGGCTTCGAGAGGAGTTTGCAAAGTTTGGTGAAGTTGTTCATG CAAGGGTTGTAACTGATCGAGTCTCAGGTTACTCTAAGGGTTTTGGTTTTGTTCAATATGCTACAATAGAAGAGGCTGCAAAGGGCATTGAAGGCATGGATGGCAAG TTTTTGGACGGTTGGGTTATATTTGCAGAGTATGCGAGACCAAGACCACCACCAGGCCAATCTCTAAATAACAACAGTCCTCAGTATGGCCGGCAGTGA